TGGCTATCATTGGATTGATGTCAGCCATGTTGATACCGGCAGTAACTAAATCCAATCGATCCATTAAATTGACCCAGTCGAGACTTCGCATAGCGAAGATTGCCAATGCTCTGAAAAGCTATTATGCAGAATATGGTTGTTGGCCTGATGCGCTGAAACCAAATGTGGCCTATTCATTCATTGAAAAGACAGCGATATTTTCCTCTATGCTGATTGGCAACGTAAACTATGTGAGTAATTATCAGCAACAGGATCTGTTATATCTGAACCCGAAGCGGTTAAAATTCATGAAGGTGGTTGATGATGATCTATATAGAATGGGTACTCGGCTACAAAAAGATAAATTG
This window of the Puniceicoccales bacterium genome carries:
- a CDS encoding type II secretion system GspH family protein: MKICRKRYGYSLIEAVVVMAIIGLMSAMLIPAVTKSNRSIKLTQSRLRIAKIANALKSYYAEYGCWPDALKPNVAYSFIEKTAIFSSMLIGNVNYVSNYQQQDLLYLNPKRLKFMKVVDDDLYRMGTRLQKDKLADGFNNPAIYVIFADPNEDPIKIPPSAFNLYPSIKAVVPEDGLGESVAVFSYAEEKTLHSNVRSDAMDVLSWD